The Micromonospora sp. NBC_00421 genome contains a region encoding:
- a CDS encoding response regulator transcription factor: MRVVLAEDLFLLRQGMVQLLESYDFEVVAAVDNGPALLDALVTLRPEVAVVDVRLPPTFTDEGLQAALEARRRYPGLPILVLSQHVEQLYAKELLADASGGIGYLLKDRVLNSDQFVDAIRRVADGGTAMDPQVISQLLAGRSRREPLSTLTPREREVLKLMAEGCSNTAIAQRLIVSQGAVAKYTTSIFTKLDLTPADDSNRRVLAVLAYLNGTRADVS, encoded by the coding sequence GTGCGCGTTGTACTCGCCGAGGACCTCTTCCTACTGAGGCAGGGAATGGTCCAGCTCCTCGAATCGTACGACTTCGAGGTCGTCGCGGCGGTCGACAACGGTCCGGCGCTGCTCGACGCGCTGGTGACCCTGCGCCCCGAGGTCGCGGTGGTCGACGTGCGACTGCCTCCGACGTTCACCGATGAGGGCCTCCAGGCTGCCCTGGAGGCTCGTCGCCGCTACCCTGGCCTGCCCATCCTGGTGCTCTCCCAGCACGTCGAGCAGTTGTACGCCAAGGAGCTGCTCGCCGACGCCAGCGGCGGCATCGGTTACCTGCTGAAGGACCGGGTGCTCAACAGTGACCAGTTCGTCGACGCCATCCGACGCGTCGCCGACGGGGGCACCGCGATGGACCCGCAGGTGATCTCGCAACTGCTGGCAGGCAGGTCCCGTCGGGAGCCGTTGTCCACGCTCACCCCACGCGAGCGGGAGGTGTTGAAGCTGATGGCCGAGGGATGTTCGAATACGGCCATCGCGCAGCGCCTCATCGTCAGTCAGGGCGCGGTCGCCAAATACACGACAAGCATCTTCACCAAGCTCGACCTCACCCCGGCGGACGACAGCAACCGTCGGGTGCTGGCCGTGCTGGCGTACCTCAACGGCACCCGCGCCGACGTCTCCTGA
- a CDS encoding ABC transporter permease: MTYLAWRTLRYRKLAFIATFIAVFFGVALVVACGGLMETGIRLAVPPQRLAAADVVVSGKQTYGVPKKDPQDTKDIKSVPLAERYWIDPGLVNRIQEVPGVERAVAEASFAATVVRDGAPVIVGTQSLGHGWESAQLGPYKLDGQPPAQAGQVVLDRAVARLAHVKVGDRVDVVVGGIASSYQVSGIATPPVEADQTALFFSGDDERRLNPHTGSADAIGVVAKPGTDVDALRGRIERTLADRKLVVLTGDDRGAAEFPEAVGGQAQLIPLAGVFAGMTVFVAIFVVASTLGLSVQQRQKEIALLRSIGATPRQIRKMVRREALVVAVGAAILGVVPGVVLGPLLHHIVSEAGVISPVVEFHQGFLPYLIGPIVGIFAALMAANVAGRRPAKTRPTAGIAEAALQRKWISWPRVVFSILFFGGGFALLLVTAIAMRGAVASATAGPAVMCWAIAIALISPGLTRLLAAMLSVPARAFFGLAGYLGTINVRVRAVRVASAVTPIMLAVGLALANFYLQTTQNEAAERYYSDNLRADAVLSSTTGGFPADTVETLRSAPGVEAVSAYVTSAGWINKPYDGSHVESPWPLQGVSGASAAAITGVRTSAGNLTDLTGNTVALPEVAGKNLDIGVGDQITLRLGDRSAVDLRVVALYPAKEGYETIMLPAELLAAHSTTGLARQILVTAAPGTDRAALTAELREKVGGQPGTLIEGRDAITTFAERTKTLAWVNYLLVALVAGYTMISVANTLIVATAGRRRELGMQRLIGATRQQALQMLGVEAGMITIIGVILGTIASIVTLLPFSAVVLGRPVPSGSIFIYIGVVAGAAALTFAATLLPGRRAMFSRPAEAAVAVE, from the coding sequence ATGACGTACCTCGCGTGGCGCACCCTGCGCTACCGCAAGCTCGCGTTCATCGCGACGTTCATCGCGGTCTTCTTCGGGGTGGCGCTGGTCGTCGCCTGTGGCGGGCTGATGGAGACGGGCATCCGGCTGGCCGTCCCACCGCAGCGCCTGGCGGCGGCCGACGTCGTGGTCAGCGGCAAGCAGACCTACGGCGTGCCCAAGAAGGACCCGCAGGACACCAAGGACATCAAGTCCGTGCCACTTGCCGAACGCTACTGGATCGATCCGGGCCTGGTGAACCGGATCCAGGAGGTGCCCGGGGTCGAACGGGCGGTCGCCGAGGCGTCCTTCGCCGCCACCGTGGTCCGCGACGGCGCTCCGGTGATCGTCGGCACCCAGTCACTGGGCCACGGCTGGGAGTCGGCCCAGCTCGGGCCGTACAAGCTCGACGGGCAGCCGCCCGCCCAGGCCGGCCAGGTCGTGCTGGACCGGGCGGTGGCCCGGCTGGCCCACGTCAAGGTCGGTGACCGGGTCGACGTGGTGGTCGGCGGAATCGCCTCCTCCTACCAGGTGAGCGGCATCGCCACCCCGCCGGTCGAGGCGGACCAGACGGCGCTGTTCTTCTCCGGCGACGACGAACGGCGACTCAACCCGCACACCGGCAGCGCCGACGCGATCGGCGTGGTGGCCAAGCCCGGCACCGACGTGGACGCCCTGCGCGGTCGGATCGAGCGGACCCTCGCCGACCGCAAGCTGGTGGTGCTGACCGGTGACGACCGCGGCGCGGCCGAGTTCCCCGAGGCGGTCGGCGGGCAGGCCCAGCTCATCCCGCTCGCCGGTGTCTTCGCCGGCATGACGGTCTTCGTGGCGATCTTCGTGGTCGCCAGCACCCTCGGCCTGTCGGTGCAGCAGCGGCAGAAGGAGATCGCGCTGCTGCGCTCCATCGGCGCGACACCCCGGCAGATCCGAAAGATGGTGCGCCGCGAGGCGCTTGTGGTCGCGGTCGGTGCGGCGATCCTCGGCGTCGTGCCCGGTGTGGTGCTGGGGCCGCTGCTGCACCACATCGTCTCGGAGGCCGGGGTGATCTCGCCGGTGGTCGAGTTCCACCAGGGCTTCCTGCCATACCTGATCGGCCCGATCGTCGGGATCTTCGCCGCGCTGATGGCCGCCAACGTCGCTGGTCGGCGTCCCGCCAAGACCCGGCCCACCGCAGGTATCGCCGAGGCCGCCCTCCAGCGCAAGTGGATCAGCTGGCCCCGGGTGGTGTTCTCCATCCTCTTCTTCGGCGGCGGGTTCGCCCTCCTGCTGGTGACGGCGATCGCGATGCGGGGGGCGGTGGCCTCGGCGACCGCCGGGCCGGCGGTGATGTGCTGGGCGATCGCCATCGCGTTGATCAGCCCGGGGTTGACCCGGCTGCTGGCCGCCATGCTCAGTGTGCCGGCGCGGGCGTTCTTCGGGCTCGCCGGCTACCTCGGCACGATCAACGTGCGGGTCCGCGCGGTCCGGGTGGCCTCCGCGGTCACCCCGATCATGCTGGCGGTGGGCCTGGCGCTGGCCAACTTCTACCTCCAGACCACCCAGAACGAGGCGGCCGAGCGCTACTACTCCGACAACCTCCGCGCCGACGCGGTGCTCAGCTCGACCACCGGCGGGTTCCCCGCCGACACCGTCGAGACGCTCCGCTCCGCGCCGGGCGTCGAGGCGGTGTCCGCGTACGTCACCAGCGCCGGTTGGATCAACAAGCCGTACGACGGGTCGCACGTCGAGTCGCCGTGGCCCCTGCAGGGGGTGAGCGGGGCCAGCGCCGCTGCCATCACCGGGGTGCGGACGAGCGCCGGCAACCTGACCGACCTCACCGGCAACACGGTGGCGCTACCCGAGGTCGCCGGGAAGAACCTCGACATCGGTGTCGGGGACCAGATCACCCTGCGGCTCGGCGACCGGTCGGCGGTGGACCTGCGGGTGGTCGCGCTCTACCCGGCGAAGGAGGGGTACGAGACGATCATGCTCCCCGCCGAACTGCTCGCCGCCCACAGCACCACCGGGCTGGCCCGCCAGATCCTGGTCACCGCCGCGCCCGGTACCGACCGGGCCGCGCTCACGGCCGAATTGCGGGAGAAGGTAGGCGGTCAGCCGGGCACCCTGATCGAGGGGCGCGACGCGATCACCACGTTCGCCGAGCGGACCAAGACCCTGGCGTGGGTCAACTACCTGCTCGTCGCGCTGGTCGCCGGCTACACCATGATCTCGGTGGCGAACACCCTGATCGTGGCCACCGCCGGTCGCCGTCGGGAGCTGGGCATGCAGCGGCTCATCGGCGCCACCCGGCAACAGGCGCTGCAGATGCTCGGCGTCGAGGCCGGCATGATCACCATCATCGGGGTCATCCTCGGGACCATCGCCTCCATCGTCACCCTGCTGCCGTTCAGCGCCGTGGTGCTGGGCCGGCCCGTCCCCTCCGGGTCGATCTTCATCTACATCGGCGTGGTGGCCGGTGCGGCGGCGCTCACCTTCGCCGCCACCCTGCTGCCGGGGCGTCGGGCGATGTTCTCCCGGCCGGCGGAGGCTGCCGTCGCCGTCGAGTAG
- a CDS encoding ABC transporter ATP-binding protein, with translation MNRNKESRMPMSGTVDAVRLGDVRKTYGRGENRVEALRGVTMSFPRGSFTAVMGPSGSGKSTFLHCAAGLDVPSSGSVVLDGKELSGMNENQLTILRRERVGFIFQAFNLMSALNVEQNVGLPYRLAGRRPDRHSVVEVLGRVGLAERRKHLPSELSGGQQQRVAIARALIMRPAVIFADEPTGALDTQTTIEVLQLLRETVSSGGQTIIMVTHDPVAAAAAHRVLFLADGQFIGELEAPTADVVAERMTHLTAWQQNRAPQSTGRGGF, from the coding sequence GTGAACAGGAATAAAGAGAGTCGGATGCCCATGAGCGGGACCGTCGACGCGGTCCGTCTGGGGGACGTCCGCAAGACGTACGGGCGCGGTGAGAACCGGGTCGAGGCACTGCGTGGCGTCACGATGAGTTTTCCGCGGGGCAGCTTCACCGCGGTGATGGGGCCGTCCGGCTCTGGTAAGAGCACCTTCCTGCACTGCGCGGCAGGGCTCGACGTGCCCTCGTCCGGCTCGGTGGTGCTGGACGGCAAGGAACTCAGCGGCATGAACGAAAACCAGCTCACCATCCTGCGCCGCGAACGGGTGGGCTTCATCTTCCAGGCGTTCAACCTGATGTCGGCGCTCAACGTCGAGCAGAACGTCGGCCTGCCGTACCGACTGGCCGGCCGCCGGCCCGACCGGCACTCCGTCGTGGAGGTGCTGGGCCGGGTGGGGCTGGCCGAGCGGCGTAAGCACCTGCCGAGCGAGCTCTCCGGCGGTCAGCAGCAGCGGGTCGCGATCGCGCGGGCGCTCATCATGCGGCCGGCGGTCATCTTCGCCGACGAGCCGACCGGCGCACTGGACACCCAGACCACCATCGAGGTGCTGCAGCTGCTCCGCGAGACGGTGTCCAGCGGTGGCCAGACGATCATCATGGTGACCCACGACCCGGTGGCCGCCGCCGCCGCGCACCGGGTGCTGTTCCTCGCCGACGGCCAGTTCATCGGTGAGCTCGAGGCGCCGACCGCCGACGTGGTGGCCGAGCGGATGACCCACCTGACCGCCTGGCAGCAGAACCGGGCGCCGCAGTCCACCGGCAGGGGTGGCTTCTGA
- a CDS encoding helix-turn-helix transcriptional regulator, with protein sequence MEFVERSRELDILRELYSGSATGRGRVALISGPGATGKTELLRAFADHVAAAGGLVLSAACSRAERLLPAAVMGQLFHSVPLPAEALRRIDTLIDLGATTVEGVADITAVRGMCAELLDIARDRPLVLLVDDVEFADETTLQTLLYLQRRLTAAQILLVLTESPQPQPFNPEFRAELTRHACFCNIQLSPLSEPGVAELLGGWTDRDTAAKLAPTYHRISGGNPLLLHALGQDRRAAGSADDTEVVVGGQFRQAVLACLRRWDPAILEVAHGLALLGDLATPALLGRLLASKPARVQWVLDALTASGLLDAGRFRHPAARAAVLHDLAPDALSEMHARAAELLHAEGAPASAIGGHLLASGGLAEPWAVTVLQESATHALAEDRVEDAVESLKLAHEMCDDAPRRAALTAMLADCQWRVNPAAVSQHLQSQRDALRAGHLSERHAVALLRYQLWHGHRQEAQETLRHLRDVRQQLDATTAAELEGWAEWLRLHFPVAFAELDATPGVRSAAVAARPGGVLGSATPSLTAVLTDGVTDEVIARAEQVLGSHLLVDVGLESALCALQTLVYADRMDRAVHWCDVLGVEAGARGATTWHAILSDVRSHIALRQGDLPLSERFAREALDAMSPHNWGVAIGSPLSNLLLAKIGMDKLDEAEALLKHVIPDAMRDTWFWPQYLRARGHLHLAGGRAHAALADFETCGQLATQWGLDLPTLLPWRGDLAQVYLRSGRPDRARGMVTEQLSRPGAANARTRGISLRLLGSALDVRQRVDTLRQAANLLQEAGDRYQLFLALAALSSAHYGRGEFNTSRVVARSAMQLAKDIQAQALCRRLLPGGDVTGADEADAPPEHDELSRLSDAEQRVATLAALGHTNREIGKKLYITVSTVEQHLTRVYRKLNVRRRTELSLGLPMDATGAGLLAVAPSGAERSWSQWESAAVQAS encoded by the coding sequence GTGGAATTCGTGGAGAGAAGCCGCGAGCTTGACATCTTGCGGGAGCTTTACTCCGGAAGCGCCACGGGCAGGGGGCGGGTCGCACTGATCAGCGGCCCCGGTGCCACGGGCAAGACCGAGTTGCTGCGGGCCTTCGCCGACCACGTCGCCGCGGCCGGTGGGCTGGTGCTGAGCGCCGCCTGCTCACGGGCGGAGCGGCTGCTGCCCGCCGCGGTGATGGGGCAACTGTTCCACAGCGTGCCCCTGCCGGCCGAGGCGCTGCGACGCATCGACACGCTCATCGACCTCGGGGCCACCACGGTCGAGGGAGTCGCCGACATCACCGCGGTGCGCGGAATGTGTGCCGAGCTGCTCGACATCGCCCGGGACCGCCCGCTCGTCCTGCTCGTCGACGACGTCGAGTTCGCCGACGAGACCACCCTGCAAACCCTGCTCTACCTGCAACGCCGGCTCACCGCCGCGCAGATCCTGCTGGTGCTCACCGAGTCGCCCCAACCGCAGCCGTTCAACCCCGAGTTCCGCGCCGAGCTCACCCGGCACGCCTGCTTCTGCAACATCCAGTTGTCACCCCTGTCCGAGCCGGGGGTCGCCGAGCTGCTGGGCGGTTGGACGGACCGGGACACCGCCGCGAAGCTCGCTCCGACGTACCACCGGATCAGCGGTGGCAACCCGCTGCTGCTGCACGCGCTCGGGCAGGACCGGCGGGCCGCCGGCTCGGCGGACGACACCGAGGTGGTCGTCGGCGGTCAGTTCCGCCAGGCGGTCCTGGCCTGCCTGCGGCGCTGGGACCCGGCGATCCTGGAGGTGGCCCACGGGCTGGCACTGCTCGGCGACCTCGCCACCCCGGCGCTGCTGGGCCGGCTGCTGGCCAGCAAGCCGGCCAGGGTCCAGTGGGTGCTCGACGCGCTGACCGCGTCCGGTCTGCTGGACGCGGGGCGGTTCCGTCACCCGGCGGCGCGCGCTGCGGTGCTGCACGACCTGGCCCCGGACGCCCTGTCCGAGATGCACGCCCGCGCGGCGGAGCTGCTGCACGCCGAGGGCGCGCCCGCCTCGGCCATCGGGGGCCACCTGCTCGCGTCAGGCGGTCTCGCCGAGCCCTGGGCGGTCACCGTGCTCCAGGAATCGGCGACCCACGCGCTCGCCGAGGACCGTGTCGAGGACGCGGTGGAGTCGCTCAAGCTGGCCCACGAGATGTGTGACGACGCCCCTCGTCGGGCGGCCCTGACCGCGATGCTTGCCGACTGTCAGTGGCGGGTCAACCCGGCAGCGGTGAGTCAGCACCTCCAGTCCCAGCGCGACGCGCTGCGGGCCGGGCACCTCTCCGAGCGGCACGCCGTGGCGCTGCTGCGCTACCAGCTCTGGCACGGCCACCGGCAGGAGGCCCAGGAGACGCTGCGACACCTGCGCGACGTGCGGCAGCAACTGGACGCCACCACCGCCGCCGAGTTGGAGGGGTGGGCCGAGTGGCTGCGGCTGCACTTCCCGGTCGCGTTCGCCGAACTCGACGCCACTCCCGGCGTCAGGTCGGCCGCCGTCGCGGCCCGGCCCGGCGGCGTACTCGGCTCGGCCACCCCGTCGCTGACCGCCGTGCTGACCGACGGGGTGACCGACGAGGTGATCGCCCGTGCCGAACAGGTGCTCGGCAGCCACCTGCTGGTCGACGTCGGACTGGAGTCGGCGCTGTGCGCGTTGCAGACGCTTGTCTACGCCGACCGGATGGACCGGGCGGTGCACTGGTGCGACGTACTCGGTGTCGAGGCCGGGGCGCGGGGGGCCACCACCTGGCACGCGATCCTGTCCGACGTCCGGTCGCACATCGCACTGCGGCAGGGCGACCTGCCGCTCAGCGAGCGGTTCGCCCGCGAGGCACTGGACGCGATGTCACCGCACAACTGGGGTGTCGCTATCGGCTCGCCGCTGTCCAACCTGCTGCTTGCCAAGATCGGTATGGACAAGCTGGACGAGGCCGAGGCGCTACTCAAGCACGTCATTCCGGATGCCATGCGCGACACCTGGTTCTGGCCGCAGTACCTGCGCGCCCGGGGCCACCTGCACCTTGCCGGGGGACGGGCGCACGCCGCGCTCGCCGACTTCGAGACCTGCGGGCAACTGGCCACCCAGTGGGGGCTGGACCTGCCGACCCTGCTGCCCTGGCGGGGAGACCTGGCCCAGGTCTACCTGCGCTCGGGCCGGCCCGACCGGGCCCGGGGCATGGTGACCGAGCAGCTCTCCCGGCCCGGTGCGGCGAACGCCCGGACCAGGGGCATCTCGCTGCGGCTGCTCGGGTCGGCGCTCGACGTCAGACAACGGGTCGACACCTTGCGCCAGGCGGCGAACCTCCTCCAGGAAGCCGGCGACCGCTACCAGCTCTTCCTCGCCCTGGCCGCGCTCAGCAGCGCGCACTACGGACGCGGGGAGTTCAACACCTCGCGGGTGGTGGCCCGGAGCGCGATGCAACTGGCCAAGGACATCCAGGCGCAGGCGCTGTGTCGCCGGCTGTTGCCCGGGGGTGACGTGACGGGGGCCGACGAGGCGGACGCCCCACCGGAGCACGACGAACTGTCCCGGCTCAGCGACGCCGAGCAGCGGGTCGCCACGCTGGCCGCACTCGGCCACACCAACCGGGAGATCGGCAAGAAGCTGTACATCACGGTGAGCACGGTCGAGCAGCACCTCACCCGGGTCTACCGGAAGCTGAACGTCCGGCGGCGCACCGAGCTTTCACTCGGGCTCCCGATGGACGCCACCGGGGCCGGGCTGCTGGCGGTCGCGCCGAGCGGGGCCGAGCGCTCCTGGTCGCAGTGGGAGTCCGCGGCGGTACAGGCGAGCTGA
- a CDS encoding DUF5988 family protein, with translation MDDLTSVSNARRFSDVRGDDRFDVVLEGGPVGLPATARAHSAQAGTGRIKVPYLGGYEHFERSGDHDGLDDDASRVVVFRWTMRTKIAE, from the coding sequence GTGGACGATCTCACATCGGTGAGCAACGCGCGGCGGTTCAGCGACGTTCGCGGCGACGACCGATTCGACGTGGTGCTCGAGGGCGGCCCGGTCGGTCTGCCGGCCACCGCCCGGGCCCACAGCGCGCAGGCCGGCACCGGCCGGATCAAGGTGCCCTACCTGGGCGGCTACGAACACTTCGAACGCTCGGGTGACCACGACGGCCTCGACGACGACGCCTCGCGGGTGGTGGTCTTCCGTTGGACCATGCGGACGAAGATCGCCGAATGA
- a CDS encoding thioesterase II family protein has protein sequence MTATLENDLWVRRFHPAPSSAIRLVALPHAGGSASYLFPVSRALSPTVEVLAIQYPGRQDRRHEPVLDTIAALADGVFGALRPWLDRPVALFGHSMGAVLAYEVGLRLQRETGRPPVRLFASGRRAPSRVRQEQYVHTRDDAGVLRELARLSGSDPRVLGDPELLPMILPAVRGDYKAVETYRADPDQRLDAPITVLTGDDDPMTTLDEAHDWRLHTTGECDVRVYPGGHFYLNDHAADVIRLIGTELERLLPGAPTG, from the coding sequence ATGACGGCAACGCTAGAGAACGACCTGTGGGTACGGCGGTTCCATCCCGCGCCGTCCAGCGCGATCCGGCTGGTGGCGCTGCCGCATGCCGGTGGTTCGGCCAGCTACCTGTTCCCGGTCTCCCGGGCACTCTCGCCCACCGTCGAAGTGCTGGCGATCCAGTACCCGGGCCGGCAGGACCGCCGACACGAGCCGGTGCTGGACACCATCGCCGCGCTGGCCGACGGGGTGTTCGGTGCACTGCGGCCATGGCTGGACCGGCCGGTGGCGCTCTTCGGCCACAGCATGGGCGCGGTGCTCGCCTACGAGGTGGGGCTGCGGTTGCAGCGGGAGACCGGCCGACCGCCGGTGCGGCTGTTCGCCTCCGGCCGCCGGGCCCCGTCCCGCGTCCGACAGGAGCAGTACGTGCACACCCGTGACGACGCCGGGGTGCTGCGGGAACTGGCCCGGCTCAGCGGGTCGGACCCGCGGGTGCTGGGTGACCCGGAGCTGCTGCCGATGATCCTGCCCGCGGTGCGTGGGGACTACAAGGCGGTGGAGACCTACCGGGCCGACCCGGACCAGCGGTTGGACGCCCCGATCACCGTGCTCACCGGCGACGACGACCCGATGACCACACTGGACGAGGCGCACGACTGGCGGCTGCACACCACCGGCGAATGCGACGTACGGGTGTATCCGGGTGGGCACTTCTACCTGAACGACCATGCCGCCGACGTGATCCGGCTGATCGGTACCGAGCTGGAACGGCTGCTGCCCGGCGCGCCGACCGGCTGA
- a CDS encoding MFS transporter, whose protein sequence is MATSQAKAGRREWIGLAVLVMVTLIISMDMTVLSYAVPFITADLEPTSSQLLWITDVYAFVLAGLLIPMGTLGDRIGRRRLLMIGAAVFGVASAATALSTSPGMLIGTRAVMGAAGATLMPSTMSLIRNMFHDENQRRAAIGLWAAGFSAGGVIGLVAGGALLQYFSWGTVFEINVPIMLLLLILAPLLLPEFRNAAAGRLDLLSTVLAFVAVLPTIWGIKQFAEDGWDWPPVAGVVAGLIFLTLFVLRQRRAAEPVIDVRLFRAPAFSAAVVMNVLANFALVGFMFFISQYLQLVLGLGPFRAGLWSLPAAGAAGVGAAVLAPMLAQRFRRAYVAAGGLLVGAVGCLVLAQVGDEAGLTQVVVGQALMTGGIAMVLTLSAELIVSTAPPERAGAAAGLSETGSQFGAALGVAILGSIGTFVYRQQLSGAAPDGVPADSWATARETLGGAVEESRTLSATAADTLAALARAAFADELRAVAVVSAGILLVTAVLAAVLLRNVGTSVPGQETPGGPVDPVTTPTADPSSTADVTPATAPVDAVAVAEGTGRADAAPGTEIRIGPESAAPASPRPAHPVA, encoded by the coding sequence ATGGCTACATCGCAGGCAAAGGCCGGCCGCCGCGAGTGGATCGGTCTCGCGGTACTCGTCATGGTGACACTGATCATCAGCATGGACATGACCGTGCTGTCGTACGCCGTACCGTTCATCACGGCGGACCTTGAACCGACGAGCAGTCAGCTCCTCTGGATCACGGACGTCTACGCCTTCGTGCTGGCCGGCCTGTTGATCCCGATGGGGACCCTGGGGGACCGGATCGGGCGCCGTCGGCTGCTGATGATCGGCGCGGCGGTGTTCGGTGTGGCATCAGCGGCCACGGCCCTCTCCACCAGTCCCGGCATGCTGATCGGGACCCGGGCGGTGATGGGCGCCGCCGGTGCGACCCTGATGCCGTCGACCATGTCGTTGATCCGCAACATGTTCCACGACGAGAACCAGCGTCGCGCCGCGATCGGGCTCTGGGCGGCCGGCTTCTCCGCCGGTGGCGTCATCGGCCTGGTGGCCGGGGGCGCCCTGCTCCAGTACTTCTCCTGGGGCACCGTCTTCGAGATCAACGTGCCGATCATGCTGCTCCTGCTGATTCTCGCCCCGTTGCTGCTCCCCGAGTTCCGCAACGCGGCGGCCGGGCGGCTCGACCTGTTGAGCACGGTACTGGCCTTCGTCGCGGTGCTGCCGACTATCTGGGGCATCAAGCAGTTCGCCGAGGACGGGTGGGACTGGCCGCCGGTGGCCGGGGTGGTCGCCGGGTTGATCTTCCTGACCCTCTTCGTGCTGCGCCAGCGGCGGGCCGCCGAGCCGGTGATCGACGTCCGGTTGTTCCGCGCCCCGGCCTTCAGCGCGGCGGTGGTGATGAACGTGCTTGCCAACTTCGCACTCGTCGGCTTCATGTTCTTCATCAGCCAGTACCTACAGCTGGTGCTCGGGCTGGGCCCGTTCCGCGCCGGGCTCTGGTCGCTGCCGGCGGCGGGCGCGGCGGGCGTCGGCGCGGCGGTGCTGGCCCCGATGCTGGCGCAGCGCTTCCGACGGGCCTACGTCGCCGCCGGTGGCCTGCTGGTGGGGGCCGTCGGCTGCCTGGTGCTCGCCCAGGTCGGCGACGAGGCGGGATTGACCCAGGTGGTGGTCGGCCAGGCGCTGATGACGGGCGGCATCGCGATGGTGCTGACCCTGAGCGCGGAGTTGATCGTCTCCACCGCGCCGCCGGAGCGGGCCGGCGCCGCCGCCGGGCTCTCCGAGACCGGCAGCCAGTTCGGTGCGGCGCTCGGCGTCGCGATCCTCGGTAGCATCGGCACGTTCGTCTACCGGCAGCAGCTCTCCGGCGCGGCCCCCGACGGCGTGCCGGCGGACTCCTGGGCCACCGCCCGGGAGACCCTGGGTGGCGCGGTCGAGGAGAGCCGGACGCTCTCCGCCACCGCGGCGGACACGCTGGCGGCGTTGGCCCGCGCGGCCTTCGCCGACGAGCTGCGGGCCGTGGCGGTCGTCTCGGCCGGCATCCTGCTGGTGACGGCGGTCCTGGCAGCCGTGCTGCTGCGCAACGTGGGCACGTCGGTGCCCGGGCAGGAGACGCCCGGCGGGCCGGTCGACCCCGTGACCACGCCCACCGCCGACCCGTCGTCCACCGCCGACGTCACCCCGGCCACCGCCCCGGTCGACGCGGTGGCGGTCGCCGAGGGCACCGGCCGCGCCGATGCCGCGCCGGGCACCGAAATCCGGATCGGACCGGAGTCGGCAGCCCCGGCCAGCCCCCGGCCGGCCCATCCGGTGGCCTGA
- a CDS encoding TetR/AcrR family transcriptional regulator, with protein MGHRERLLAGARVCLYERGYTRTTARDIVAASDTNLASIGYHFGSKEALLTAALVQAFEDWGAEIDRVLRDGTQPDLMDRLESMWTGLVESFGTHRPLWVAGIEAFALAEHLPVLREQLAESYTRARPALATFVIQNGGENVTEETRKALGSFLLALMIGLTVQRLLDPAAAPSGKELADALRLIVNTVNDSAGD; from the coding sequence GTGGGTCATCGGGAACGCCTGCTGGCAGGGGCCAGGGTCTGCCTCTACGAGCGCGGCTACACACGCACCACCGCCCGCGACATCGTCGCCGCGTCGGACACCAACCTGGCGTCGATCGGGTATCACTTCGGCTCCAAGGAGGCGCTGCTGACGGCCGCCCTGGTGCAGGCGTTCGAGGACTGGGGCGCCGAGATCGACCGGGTGCTGCGCGACGGCACCCAGCCCGACCTGATGGACCGGTTGGAGTCGATGTGGACCGGCCTGGTGGAGTCGTTCGGCACGCACCGGCCGCTCTGGGTCGCCGGGATCGAGGCGTTCGCGCTGGCTGAACACCTACCGGTGCTGCGCGAGCAGCTGGCCGAGAGCTACACCCGGGCCCGCCCGGCGCTTGCCACCTTCGTCATCCAGAACGGCGGCGAGAACGTCACGGAAGAGACCCGCAAGGCCCTCGGCTCGTTCCTGTTGGCGCTGATGATCGGGTTGACGGTGCAGCGGCTGCTCGACCCGGCGGCCGCCCCGTCCGGCAAGGAACTGGCCGACGCGCTGCGGCTGATCGTCAACACGGTCAACGACTCGGCCGGCGACTGA
- a CDS encoding PqqD family peptide modification chaperone, which produces MRVRLEQGIVAKVTRSGQLELTCERDGLRYRFGATAAAMWIALQQQGGSPERAAGVLARQWAADPVVTRRDFDVWLEDLLRAGLVRVE; this is translated from the coding sequence ATGCGGGTGCGACTCGAACAGGGGATCGTCGCCAAGGTCACCCGGAGCGGGCAGCTGGAGCTGACCTGTGAGCGGGACGGACTGCGGTACCGGTTCGGGGCGACCGCCGCGGCCATGTGGATCGCGTTGCAGCAGCAGGGCGGCTCGCCGGAACGCGCGGCCGGTGTCCTCGCCCGACAGTGGGCGGCAGATCCGGTGGTCACCCGGCGTGATTTCGACGTCTGGCTGGAGGACCTGCTCCGCGCGGGCCTGGTGAGGGTGGAGTGA